GCGAATCTTTGGGCACGCGTTCAATTGTTCTCGGAATTGCTTTAGCAGTAATTCTGTTAAGCACATTTTCGGTCTTCCATTCCGCCTTGGGAAGACCTTTCTCTGCCTGCAGCCGATCAAGCATTTTCTTTGTCGCTTCGGTAGGGTGGGCATCTCTTATCATAAGCCGAGTTGGTCCTATTTTTCTTTCTTCCTCAGCAGCTGCACCAAAAATGCGGCAAACGATACAATCTGGTTTACCACAGGAATGAACCTCTCCTATCTCCTTCTTTTTCTTGGTACTCTCACTCGTCTCATTGTTTTCTTCTTCTTTTACCTGAATGAGACCTTTTGACCATTCCAGGAGACTGCGCATTTTACCCTTTAATGAAGAACCAGGAATATAAGGATAACCATCA
This DNA window, taken from candidate division WOR-3 bacterium, encodes the following:
- the csm3 gene encoding type III-A CRISPR-associated RAMP protein Csm3, whose amino-acid sequence is MDYRFLGNIIITGKIKCLTALHIGGMVEGYEIGGMDNPIIKNPVDGYPYIPGSSLKGKMRSLLEWSKGLIQVKEEENNETSESTKKKKEIGEVHSCGKPDCIVCRIFGAAAEEERKIGPTRLMIRDAHPTEATKKMLDRLQAEKGLPKAEWKTENVLNRITAKAIPRTIERVPKDSQFELEMVYSIYQVGNENNLIDLVNIQYLFEAMHLLEDSSLGGYGSRGSGKIQFDINKIKVKTSKDYEEGTDGMDVVMDFRKFG